One region of Solanum pennellii chromosome 6, SPENNV200 genomic DNA includes:
- the LOC107022400 gene encoding DUF724 domain-containing protein 6-like, producing the protein MKPHKVRVYVLHYRCGNNMLAPDTATLTTYAISKAKAHFSFNSIKVTEMNSEEHHTMLSEFIKSIAFKRQHITKLFQKGDEVEVASQVYGFIGSYYDATILSPVGAYHYKIKYKTLLTDDESAPLEEMVSAAVIRPVPPHQDKTMSENGFRLYDMVDVFANDGWWFGFISGKIGEEYYVYFPTTADNIAYPRHVLRY; encoded by the exons ATGAAGCCTCATAAAGTTAGAGTTTATGTGTTGCATTACCGATGTGGGAACAATATGTTGGCCCCTGACACAGCTACGCTGACTACATACGCAATCTCTAAGGCTAAAGCGCa TTTCTCATTCAATTCAATCAAAGTGACCGAAATGAATTCAGAGGAACACCACACAATGCTCTCAGAGTTTATAAAATCAATAGCATTCAAGAGACAACACATAACAAAATTATTCCAAAAGGGCGATGAAGTTGAAGTGGCAAGTCAAGTATATGGCTTCATAGGTTCTTACTATGATGCAACTATTCTTTCTCCCGTTGGCGCTTATCATTATAAAATCAAGTACAAGACACTGTTGACTGATGATGAATCAGCGCCACTGGAAGAGATGGTCAGTGCAGCAGTGATCCGCCCTGTTCCACCTCATCAAGATAAAACAATGTCAGAAAACGGATTCCGTCTGTATGATATGGTTGATGTGTTTGCCAACGACGGATGGTGGTTTGGATTTATCAGTGGGAAAATTGGAGAAGAGTACTATGTCTACTTCCCTACAACTGCAGATAACATTGCATACCCTCGTCATGTGTTGAGATATTGA